In Leifsonia sp. 1010, a genomic segment contains:
- the dapA gene encoding 4-hydroxy-tetrahydrodipicolinate synthase has translation MAASENPFGQVLVALVTPFTADGEVDWAAVEKHIDDVIRAGADGIVVTGTTGETSTLTDPEKLRLVEVGKSVADGRAKIITGGGSNETAHAIQLYQQSEKAGADGVMVVTPYYNKPTQAGILTHFRMIADSTDLPVILYDIPGRTGVPIKYETILRIAKHPNVLAIKDAKGDFSEVSRVLNQTDLMYFSGDDANVLPHLSIGASGLIGVTANIAPTPYRQIVDAVNAGDLATATAAHMKLEPLVRAVMTHVPGTVAAKYILHGLGRISSPRVRLPLVGPEEWEAAQIEDELDLVKNIPGVDFSNFRPDRNAAAGGALPKIAGTTR, from the coding sequence ATGGCTGCTTCCGAGAATCCGTTCGGCCAGGTCCTCGTCGCCCTGGTCACCCCGTTCACCGCCGATGGCGAAGTGGACTGGGCGGCGGTCGAGAAGCACATCGACGACGTGATCCGCGCCGGGGCCGACGGCATCGTCGTCACCGGCACGACGGGGGAGACCTCGACGCTGACCGACCCCGAGAAGCTCCGCCTGGTCGAGGTGGGCAAGTCGGTCGCCGACGGTCGCGCCAAGATCATCACGGGTGGCGGGTCCAATGAGACCGCCCACGCCATCCAGCTGTACCAGCAGAGCGAGAAGGCCGGGGCCGACGGCGTCATGGTCGTCACCCCGTACTACAACAAGCCGACGCAGGCCGGCATCCTGACCCACTTCCGGATGATCGCCGACTCGACCGACCTTCCCGTCATCCTCTACGACATCCCCGGCCGCACCGGCGTGCCGATCAAGTACGAGACGATCCTCCGCATCGCGAAGCACCCCAACGTGCTCGCGATCAAGGACGCGAAGGGCGACTTCAGCGAGGTCAGCCGCGTGCTCAACCAGACCGACCTCATGTACTTCTCGGGCGACGACGCCAACGTGCTCCCGCACCTCTCGATCGGCGCGAGCGGCCTCATCGGGGTCACGGCGAACATCGCCCCGACCCCGTACCGCCAGATCGTGGACGCGGTCAACGCCGGCGACCTGGCGACCGCCACCGCCGCCCACATGAAGCTCGAACCGCTGGTGCGCGCCGTGATGACGCACGTGCCCGGTACGGTTGCTGCGAAGTACATCCTCCACGGCCTCGGCCGCATCTCGAGCCCCCGCGTGCGTCTGCCGCTCGTGGGGCCCGAAGAGTGGGAGGCCGCTCAGATCGAAGACGAGCTCGACCTCGTCAAGAACATCCCCGGTGTCGACTTCTCGAACTTCCGCCCCGACCGCAACGCGGCCGCGGGCGGTGCGCTCCCGAAGATCGCCGGGACCACACGCTGA
- a CDS encoding thioredoxin family protein, producing MNGFAALGILLGLVAVLAAAGLLWRATTGRARTVRVHDVVIPAEVGVDALGGRATLLQFSTEFCAPCRSTARVLDDVAADVDGVAHAEIDLTDRPDLATRFGILQTPTTLVLDATGAVRARIGGAARSDDVRLTLHRILGSDHVSA from the coding sequence GTGAACGGATTCGCGGCTCTCGGCATCCTGCTCGGGCTCGTCGCCGTCCTCGCGGCGGCCGGGCTCCTCTGGCGCGCAACCACCGGGCGGGCGCGCACAGTGCGCGTCCACGACGTCGTCATCCCCGCCGAGGTCGGCGTCGACGCCCTCGGCGGCCGCGCCACCCTCCTGCAATTCTCCACCGAGTTCTGCGCGCCCTGCCGCTCCACCGCCCGCGTGCTCGACGACGTCGCCGCCGACGTCGACGGCGTCGCCCACGCCGAGATCGACCTCACCGATCGTCCGGACCTCGCCACCCGCTTCGGGATCCTGCAGACCCCTACCACCCTCGTCCTCGACGCCACGGGCGCGGTCCGTGCCCGGATCGGCGGCGCCGCGCGCTCGGACGACGTGCGCCTCACCCTCCACCGCATCCTCGGGAGCGACCATGTCTCAGCCTGA
- a CDS encoding DUF4395 domain-containing protein — translation MSQPDPSARTGIDPRSPRFGAGITAVLLLIDLFLSLVGAATSAAVLLLVIALLFAWGAFAGIRRHPYGVLFRAVIRPRLTPPTEFEDPAPPTFAQAVGLFVTGVGLVLYVSGVPLALPIAVALAFAAAFLNSVFGYCLGCQLYLLLVRARLIRRRAQA, via the coding sequence ATGTCTCAGCCTGATCCGTCCGCTCGCACCGGCATCGACCCGCGGTCGCCGCGTTTCGGCGCCGGGATCACCGCCGTGCTGCTCCTGATCGACCTGTTCCTCTCGCTGGTCGGCGCGGCGACGTCCGCGGCGGTGCTGCTCCTCGTCATCGCGCTGCTCTTCGCCTGGGGCGCCTTCGCCGGCATCCGCCGCCATCCGTACGGGGTGCTGTTCCGCGCGGTCATCCGGCCCCGGCTCACGCCTCCGACCGAGTTCGAGGACCCGGCGCCCCCGACCTTCGCGCAGGCGGTCGGGCTGTTCGTCACCGGTGTCGGCCTCGTTCTATATGTGTCGGGCGTGCCGCTCGCCCTCCCGATCGCCGTGGCGCTCGCGTTCGCCGCGGCCTTCCTCAACTCGGTGTTCGGATACTGCCTGGGCTGCCAGCTGTACCTGCTGCTGGTGCGCGCGCGGCTCATCCGGCGCCGCGCCCAGGCCTGA
- a CDS encoding OsmC family peroxiredoxin has protein sequence MAVTSASTTVWNGDLTSGSGTVTLDSSHAAELAVNWKARSEGGAEVTTPEELLGAAHAACFSMAFSNVLAKFGNAPESIRTTAAVTFDPAQGITGSHLTVTATVPGLSEDDFQRLADEAKSTCPVSRALVGIPITLDASLA, from the coding sequence ATGGCAGTCACCAGCGCATCCACCACCGTCTGGAACGGCGATCTGACGAGCGGCTCCGGAACGGTCACGCTCGACTCGTCGCACGCGGCGGAACTGGCCGTCAACTGGAAGGCCCGCTCCGAGGGCGGAGCCGAGGTCACGACCCCGGAGGAGTTGCTCGGGGCCGCCCACGCCGCCTGCTTCTCGATGGCCTTCTCGAACGTGCTCGCGAAGTTCGGCAACGCGCCGGAGAGCATCCGCACCACCGCCGCGGTCACCTTCGACCCCGCTCAGGGCATCACCGGCAGCCACCTGACCGTCACGGCGACCGTTCCCGGCCTGTCCGAGGACGACTTCCAGCGGCTCGCCGACGAGGCCAAGAGCACCTGCCCGGTGTCGCGGGCGCTGGTCGGCATCCCGATCACGCTCGACGCGTCGCTCGCCTGA
- a CDS encoding TIGR01777 family oxidoreductase, with product MRVLLAGASGMIGGELRRQLAAAGHETRRLVRREPADADEFRWAPEERSVDPALFDWADAVVNLSGSSLQHLPWTRATKRRILSSRLQATGTLAEGMRRADTSPDVFVSGSAVGYYGDRPGQQLTEAATKGRGFLADVVDAWEAAARLAPSSTRVALARTGVVIGRGGALKPLLPLAKAGLAGPLGGGRQHWPWVSLHDEAAALIHLLTSSLDGPVNIAGPTPATAGEIVRALAQAVRRPYLLPVPKFAIELALQDAGRELLLADQLVVPKALLDDGFEFRDPTIEDAMDRLVEVRAA from the coding sequence ATGCGCGTACTGCTCGCCGGAGCCTCCGGCATGATCGGCGGCGAGCTACGCCGTCAGCTGGCTGCGGCCGGACATGAGACGCGGAGGCTGGTCCGCCGCGAACCCGCCGACGCCGACGAATTCCGCTGGGCGCCTGAGGAGCGGTCCGTCGACCCCGCGCTGTTCGACTGGGCGGACGCGGTGGTCAACCTCTCCGGCAGTTCGCTGCAGCATCTGCCCTGGACACGCGCGACCAAGCGACGCATCCTGTCGTCACGGCTGCAGGCCACGGGAACCCTCGCCGAGGGGATGCGCCGAGCCGACACCTCTCCCGACGTGTTCGTCAGCGGCTCCGCCGTCGGCTACTACGGTGACCGTCCCGGCCAGCAGCTCACCGAGGCGGCGACGAAAGGGCGCGGGTTCCTGGCCGACGTGGTCGACGCCTGGGAGGCGGCGGCCCGGCTCGCGCCCTCATCCACCCGGGTGGCGCTCGCGCGCACCGGCGTCGTCATCGGTCGCGGCGGCGCCCTGAAACCGCTGCTCCCGCTCGCCAAGGCGGGACTCGCCGGGCCGCTCGGCGGCGGACGCCAGCACTGGCCCTGGGTGAGCCTGCACGACGAGGCCGCAGCGCTCATCCACCTGCTGACCTCGTCGCTCGACGGGCCGGTCAACATCGCCGGGCCGACGCCGGCGACGGCCGGAGAGATCGTGCGCGCACTCGCGCAGGCCGTGCGGCGGCCGTACCTCCTACCGGTGCCGAAGTTCGCGATCGAGCTGGCGCTGCAGGACGCGGGCCGCGAACTGCTGCTCGCGGATCAGCTGGTGGTGCCGAAGGCGCTGCTCGACGACGGCTTCGAATTCCGGGATCCGACGATCGAGGACGCGATGGATCGGCTCGTCGAGGTGCGCGCGGCCTGA
- a CDS encoding tetratricopeptide repeat protein: MRNRLAAILMAVLLLVYLVLVTQRAIMLVLTGEPVGIAMGVALIVLPFIAAWAIGRELLFGARTERLVRQLDAEGALPVEDLPTRASGRPLRDAADEEFPRYRAEVEAEPESWRAWFRLGLAYDASGDRRRAREALRQAIRLERSQAKAGRPPAR; encoded by the coding sequence ATGAGAAACCGTCTGGCCGCCATCCTGATGGCGGTCCTCCTGCTCGTCTACCTCGTGCTGGTCACGCAGCGCGCGATCATGCTCGTGCTGACCGGCGAGCCCGTCGGCATCGCCATGGGCGTCGCGCTGATCGTGCTCCCGTTCATCGCCGCGTGGGCGATCGGCCGGGAGCTGCTGTTCGGCGCGCGCACCGAGCGCCTGGTGCGACAGCTGGATGCGGAGGGCGCCCTTCCCGTCGAAGACCTGCCGACGCGTGCGAGCGGCCGTCCGCTCCGGGACGCCGCCGACGAGGAGTTCCCGCGATACCGCGCCGAGGTGGAGGCGGAGCCGGAGAGCTGGCGCGCCTGGTTCCGGCTCGGGCTCGCCTACGACGCGTCCGGCGACCGACGCCGGGCACGGGAGGCGCTGCGGCAGGCGATCCGGCTGGAACGGTCGCAGGCGAAGGCAGGGCGGCCCCCAGCGCGCTGA
- the dapB gene encoding 4-hydroxy-tetrahydrodipicolinate reductase: MSIRVAVAGATGKLGSVAVRLIEEADDLELVAQLDSRSPLEDMLGADVLVDMTLPQVSPGIVAFAVDHGLNVLVGTSGWSADRILDLERRVAAHEGRGAVVIPNFSLGSALGTAFASVAARFFDSIEIVETHGAGKVDSPSGTAVRTAELIGAARAAKGPVEAPHSDQRARGQQVASVPIHSLRMRGVAAQQQVIFGGAGEQLTIRHDTIGPEAYEAGILLALRAAATTTGVIVGLDKLVDLGIAEPSGEPPRPTVRDAGDDGTDPTR, encoded by the coding sequence GTGAGCATTCGCGTGGCCGTCGCCGGAGCGACCGGAAAACTGGGAAGCGTGGCGGTCCGCCTCATCGAGGAGGCCGACGACCTCGAGCTCGTCGCACAGCTCGACTCCCGCTCGCCGCTGGAGGACATGCTCGGCGCGGACGTGCTCGTCGACATGACGCTGCCGCAGGTCAGCCCGGGGATCGTCGCCTTCGCGGTCGATCACGGCCTCAATGTGCTCGTGGGCACATCCGGCTGGTCGGCGGACCGCATCCTCGACCTGGAGCGACGCGTCGCCGCGCACGAAGGACGCGGCGCCGTCGTCATCCCCAACTTCTCCCTCGGCTCCGCCCTGGGCACGGCGTTCGCCTCTGTCGCCGCCCGCTTCTTCGACTCCATCGAGATCGTGGAGACGCACGGCGCGGGCAAGGTCGACTCCCCGTCCGGCACGGCGGTGCGCACCGCCGAACTCATCGGCGCCGCACGCGCGGCGAAGGGCCCGGTGGAGGCGCCGCACTCCGACCAGCGCGCCCGCGGTCAGCAGGTCGCGAGCGTGCCCATCCACAGCCTCCGGATGCGCGGCGTCGCCGCCCAGCAGCAGGTGATCTTCGGCGGCGCGGGGGAGCAGCTGACCATCCGCCACGACACGATCGGCCCGGAGGCGTACGAGGCGGGCATCCTTCTGGCGCTCCGGGCAGCGGCGACCACGACCGGCGTCATCGTCGGTCTCGACAAGCTCGTCGACCTCGGGATCGCCGAGCCGAGCGGCGAACCGCCGCGTCCGACCGTCCGCGATGCGGGCGACGACGGCACCGACCCGACGCGATAA
- a CDS encoding GNAT family N-acetyltransferase has product MVSFADVAVTDATAHRMLSDYFAERAETFPSSQGAYRTSFPDPSQFVAPNGVFLLAYDEGVEVGCGGIRELRVPLSEIEEGVQVVRYEIKHLWVTPTQRGNGYGRAILAELELRARGFGATELVLDTNASLEAAGGLYRSHGYEPIQPYNDNPNATDWFRKPLV; this is encoded by the coding sequence ATGGTGTCTTTCGCAGACGTCGCCGTCACCGACGCGACCGCCCACCGGATGCTGTCCGACTACTTCGCCGAGCGCGCCGAGACGTTCCCGAGCTCGCAGGGCGCGTACCGCACGTCGTTCCCGGATCCGAGCCAGTTCGTGGCGCCGAACGGTGTCTTCCTCCTCGCCTACGACGAGGGCGTCGAGGTGGGATGCGGCGGCATCCGCGAGCTGCGCGTCCCGCTGTCCGAGATCGAGGAGGGCGTGCAGGTCGTGCGCTACGAGATCAAGCACCTGTGGGTGACGCCCACGCAGCGTGGCAATGGGTACGGCCGGGCGATCCTCGCCGAGCTGGAGCTGCGCGCCCGCGGCTTCGGCGCGACCGAGCTGGTGCTCGACACGAACGCCAGCCTGGAGGCGGCGGGCGGCCTGTACCGCTCGCACGGCTACGAGCCGATCCAGCCGTATAACGACAACCCCAACGCGACCGACTGGTTCCGCAAGCCCCTCGTCTGA
- a CDS encoding histidine phosphatase family protein, translating into MPHYIYLVRHGEQQDAEHGLPDGPLSPRGKRQAQLVAERLSGIPFTSMYHSPLVRAAETAAIMAERMPALEPQPSSLLFDCIPSGPTPDMPKAFESFFGPVTEAEIEAGRAQMDDAVHEFLTPAMGDRHDLLVTHNFVIGWFVRHVFDAPDWRWLGLNQANCGLTIIRVRSAKPPVLVVHNDLGHLPVELRTGLPELQPV; encoded by the coding sequence GTGCCCCACTACATCTACCTCGTGCGCCATGGCGAGCAGCAGGATGCCGAGCACGGCCTGCCGGACGGCCCGCTCTCGCCGCGGGGCAAGCGTCAGGCGCAGCTGGTCGCTGAGCGGCTGAGCGGCATCCCGTTCACGTCGATGTACCACTCGCCGCTGGTGCGCGCAGCCGAGACGGCCGCGATCATGGCCGAGCGGATGCCGGCGCTCGAACCGCAGCCGTCGAGCCTGCTGTTCGACTGCATCCCCTCCGGTCCGACCCCGGACATGCCGAAGGCGTTCGAGTCGTTCTTCGGCCCGGTGACCGAGGCGGAGATCGAGGCGGGCCGGGCGCAGATGGACGACGCTGTCCACGAGTTCCTCACCCCGGCGATGGGGGACCGGCACGACCTGCTGGTGACCCACAACTTCGTGATCGGCTGGTTCGTGCGGCACGTGTTCGACGCGCCGGACTGGCGCTGGCTGGGCCTCAACCAGGCCAACTGCGGGCTGACGATCATCCGCGTCCGCTCCGCCAAGCCGCCGGTGCTGGTGGTGCACAACGACCTCGGGCACCTGCCCGTCGAGCTGCGTACGGGTCTCCCGGAGCTGCAGCCCGTCTGA
- a CDS encoding pitrilysin family protein codes for MNSAVDLPLGMADLTFAASGEALVRRTVLPSGVRILSEQVPGARSATLGYWVAVGSRDESDGQPGHPGSLGSTHFLEHLLFKGTRTRTALDIAVSFDSVGGEHNAMTAKEYTCYYAKVQDRDLAMAVEVIGDMLTSSVLDAGEFENERGVILEELSMAEDDPADVANERMFQAVLGDHPLGRPIGGRPDTIRAASRDGVWEHYRANYRPQDLVVTAAGAVDHDLLVAGVERALAAAGWDPELVATPVDRRPSVPADIRRGSPIVTVERPNEQANVFVGMPGILATDERRTTMSVLNSILGGGMSSRLFQEVRERRGLAYSVYSFSGSYSDAGVFGLYAGCTPAKARQVTELMLDELRRLASGGVTPDELRRAVGQLSGGAALALEDSDTRMSRLGRAEITLGEFADLDESLRRLHLVTADDVRALAADLADRPVSVAAVGSVTDDVFAGLAS; via the coding sequence ATGAACAGCGCAGTCGACCTCCCGCTCGGTATGGCCGACCTCACCTTCGCGGCGTCCGGCGAAGCGCTGGTCCGGCGGACAGTGCTCCCGAGCGGAGTTCGCATCCTCAGCGAACAGGTGCCCGGAGCACGCAGCGCCACACTCGGTTACTGGGTCGCCGTCGGCTCGCGCGACGAGAGCGACGGCCAGCCCGGGCATCCCGGCTCGCTCGGCTCCACGCACTTTCTCGAGCACCTCCTCTTCAAGGGCACGCGCACCCGCACCGCCCTCGACATCGCCGTGTCGTTCGACTCGGTGGGCGGCGAGCACAACGCCATGACCGCCAAGGAGTACACCTGCTACTACGCGAAGGTCCAGGACCGGGATCTCGCAATGGCGGTCGAGGTCATTGGCGACATGCTCACGTCGTCGGTGCTCGACGCGGGCGAGTTCGAGAACGAGCGCGGCGTCATCCTCGAAGAGCTCTCGATGGCGGAGGACGACCCCGCCGACGTCGCCAACGAGCGGATGTTCCAGGCCGTCCTCGGCGACCACCCGCTGGGCCGTCCCATCGGCGGCCGCCCCGACACCATCCGTGCCGCGAGCCGGGACGGCGTGTGGGAGCACTACCGGGCGAACTACCGGCCGCAGGACCTGGTGGTCACGGCCGCGGGCGCGGTCGACCACGACCTGCTGGTCGCCGGCGTCGAGCGCGCGCTCGCCGCCGCGGGCTGGGATCCGGAGCTCGTCGCCACTCCGGTCGACCGCCGCCCGTCGGTGCCCGCCGACATCCGCCGCGGGAGCCCCATCGTCACGGTGGAGCGCCCCAACGAGCAGGCCAACGTGTTCGTCGGAATGCCCGGGATCCTGGCCACCGACGAGCGCCGCACGACCATGAGCGTGCTCAACTCCATCCTCGGCGGCGGGATGTCCAGCCGCCTCTTCCAGGAGGTCCGCGAGCGCCGCGGCCTGGCCTACTCCGTCTACTCGTTCTCCGGCTCGTACTCCGACGCGGGCGTGTTCGGCCTCTACGCGGGATGCACGCCGGCGAAGGCGCGCCAGGTCACCGAACTGATGCTCGACGAACTGCGGCGGCTCGCCTCCGGCGGCGTCACGCCCGACGAGCTGCGTCGAGCGGTCGGGCAGCTTTCCGGGGGAGCGGCCCTCGCCCTCGAAGACTCCGACACCCGTATGTCCCGTCTCGGCCGCGCCGAGATCACGCTCGGCGAGTTCGCCGACCTCGATGAGAGCCTCCGGCGCCTCCACCTCGTCACCGCCGACGATGTGCGCGCCCTCGCCGCCGACCTGGCGGACCGGCCGGTCTCCGTGGCCGCCGTCGGGAGCGTCACCGACGACGTGTTCGCCGGCCTCGCCTCCTGA